A genomic region of Silurus meridionalis isolate SWU-2019-XX chromosome 7, ASM1480568v1, whole genome shotgun sequence contains the following coding sequences:
- the rnls gene encoding renalase isoform X1: MSRVLIVGAGLTGGLCACLLRREMAHRVHIEVWDKARGAGGRMSTSRSPSNLFCTVDLGAQYITATPYYSRIHKSFYQELLMHGIFKPLEATVEGMSPMEQGTIHYITPSGTSSIVKYYLKESGAEVLFGHQLTHVYRRGQCWEVHRKEGLPEQFDVVVLTMPIPQILQLQGDIGSLLSESERQKLEDVSYSSRYALGLFYKAGVQISVPWVAKYVSNNPCIRYIATDDKKRNLVSEEFGPSVVVHTTFSFGMEHLEEATEKVQTIILQELHNVLPGLPEPETIKCQKWRYSQVTRSVTDCPGQMTLLAKPLLVCGGDGFTHSNFDGCVESALKLFEVLKSSL; this comes from the exons GTCCCGAGTGCTGATAGTCGGAGCAGGACTGACTGGAGGGCTGTGTGCGTGTTTACTGCGCCGGGAAATGGCACACCGAGTCCACATAGAGGTGTGGGACAAGGCGAGGGGAGCAG GAGGAAGGATGTCTACAAGCAGAAGTCCAAGCAATTTGTTTTGCACAGTGGACCTCGGTGCTCAGTACATCACTGCCACACCATATTATTCCAGAATCCACAAAAG TTTTTATCAAGAGCTTCTTATGCATGGTATTTTTAAACCACTCGAGGCCACAGTGGAGGGCATGAGTCCAATGGAGCAAggcactatacactatataactCCATCTGGGACATCATCCATTGTTAAATACTATCTCAAAGAGTCAG GAGCAGAGGTGCTTTTCGGTCATCAGCTCACCCACGTTTACCGCAGAGGGCAGTGCTGGGAGGTGCACCGGAAAGAGGGTTTACCAGAGCAGTTTGATGTGGTGGTTTTAACTATGCCCATCCCGCAGATACTACAGTTACAAGGAGACATTGGCTCCT TactgagtgagagtgagaggcAGAAACTAGAGGATGTCAGCTATTCCTCTCGCTATGCCTTGGGGCTTTTCTACAAAGCCGGCGTGCAGATCAGCGTCCCCTgggtggccaagtatgtctccaatAATCCCTGCATTCGCTACATCGCTACAGATGATAAAAAGCGCAATTTAG tgtcaGAAGAGTTTGGCCCCTCTGTGGTGGTGCACACCACCTTCTCCTTTGGCATGGAGCACTTGGAGGAGGCAACAGAGAAGGTTCAGACCATAATCCTGCAGGAGCTACACAATGTGTTGCCAGGCCTTCCTGAACCTGAGACTATCAAGTGCCAGAAATGGAGATACTCTCAG GTGACAAGATCAGTGACTGACTGCCCTGGGCAGATGACACTGCTCGCCAAGCCTCTGCTGGTGTGCGGGGGCGACGGCTTCACACACTCCAATTTCGATGGCTGCGTCGAGTCAGCCCTGAAGCTCTTCGAGGTTCTGAAGTCCTCTCTCTAA
- the rnls gene encoding renalase isoform X3, with the protein MSRVLIVGAGLTGGLCACLLRREMAHRVHIEVWDKARGAGGRMSTSRSPSNLFCTVDLGAQYITATPYYSRIHKSFYQELLMHGIFKPLEATVEGMSPMEQGTIHYITPSGTSSIVKYYLKESGAEVLFGHQLTHVYRRGQCWEVHRKEGLPEQFDVVVLTMPIPQILQLQGDIGSLSEEFGPSVVVHTTFSFGMEHLEEATEKVQTIILQELHNVLPGLPEPETIKCQKWRYSQVTRSVTDCPGQMTLLAKPLLVCGGDGFTHSNFDGCVESALKLFEVLKSSL; encoded by the exons GTCCCGAGTGCTGATAGTCGGAGCAGGACTGACTGGAGGGCTGTGTGCGTGTTTACTGCGCCGGGAAATGGCACACCGAGTCCACATAGAGGTGTGGGACAAGGCGAGGGGAGCAG GAGGAAGGATGTCTACAAGCAGAAGTCCAAGCAATTTGTTTTGCACAGTGGACCTCGGTGCTCAGTACATCACTGCCACACCATATTATTCCAGAATCCACAAAAG TTTTTATCAAGAGCTTCTTATGCATGGTATTTTTAAACCACTCGAGGCCACAGTGGAGGGCATGAGTCCAATGGAGCAAggcactatacactatataactCCATCTGGGACATCATCCATTGTTAAATACTATCTCAAAGAGTCAG GAGCAGAGGTGCTTTTCGGTCATCAGCTCACCCACGTTTACCGCAGAGGGCAGTGCTGGGAGGTGCACCGGAAAGAGGGTTTACCAGAGCAGTTTGATGTGGTGGTTTTAACTATGCCCATCCCGCAGATACTACAGTTACAAGGAGACATTGGCTCCT tgtcaGAAGAGTTTGGCCCCTCTGTGGTGGTGCACACCACCTTCTCCTTTGGCATGGAGCACTTGGAGGAGGCAACAGAGAAGGTTCAGACCATAATCCTGCAGGAGCTACACAATGTGTTGCCAGGCCTTCCTGAACCTGAGACTATCAAGTGCCAGAAATGGAGATACTCTCAG GTGACAAGATCAGTGACTGACTGCCCTGGGCAGATGACACTGCTCGCCAAGCCTCTGCTGGTGTGCGGGGGCGACGGCTTCACACACTCCAATTTCGATGGCTGCGTCGAGTCAGCCCTGAAGCTCTTCGAGGTTCTGAAGTCCTCTCTCTAA
- the rnls gene encoding renalase isoform X2, whose protein sequence is MSRVLIVGAGLTGGLCACLLRREMAHRVHIEVWDKARGAGGRMSTSRSPSNLFCTVDLGAQYITATPYYSRIHKSFYQELLMHGIFKPLEATVEGMSPMEQGTIHYITPSGTSSIVKYYLKESGAEVLFGHQLTHVYRRGQCWEVHRKEGLPEQFDVVVLTMPIPQILQLQGDIGSLLSESERQKLEDVSYSSRYALGLFYKAGVQISVPWVAKYVSNNPCIRYIATDDKKRNLVSEEFGPSVVVHTTFSFGMEHLEEATEKVQTIILQELHNVLPGLPEPETIKCQKWRYSQFSVVVGGKKASLANHVIRCLALGTDDFHTW, encoded by the exons GTCCCGAGTGCTGATAGTCGGAGCAGGACTGACTGGAGGGCTGTGTGCGTGTTTACTGCGCCGGGAAATGGCACACCGAGTCCACATAGAGGTGTGGGACAAGGCGAGGGGAGCAG GAGGAAGGATGTCTACAAGCAGAAGTCCAAGCAATTTGTTTTGCACAGTGGACCTCGGTGCTCAGTACATCACTGCCACACCATATTATTCCAGAATCCACAAAAG TTTTTATCAAGAGCTTCTTATGCATGGTATTTTTAAACCACTCGAGGCCACAGTGGAGGGCATGAGTCCAATGGAGCAAggcactatacactatataactCCATCTGGGACATCATCCATTGTTAAATACTATCTCAAAGAGTCAG GAGCAGAGGTGCTTTTCGGTCATCAGCTCACCCACGTTTACCGCAGAGGGCAGTGCTGGGAGGTGCACCGGAAAGAGGGTTTACCAGAGCAGTTTGATGTGGTGGTTTTAACTATGCCCATCCCGCAGATACTACAGTTACAAGGAGACATTGGCTCCT TactgagtgagagtgagaggcAGAAACTAGAGGATGTCAGCTATTCCTCTCGCTATGCCTTGGGGCTTTTCTACAAAGCCGGCGTGCAGATCAGCGTCCCCTgggtggccaagtatgtctccaatAATCCCTGCATTCGCTACATCGCTACAGATGATAAAAAGCGCAATTTAG tgtcaGAAGAGTTTGGCCCCTCTGTGGTGGTGCACACCACCTTCTCCTTTGGCATGGAGCACTTGGAGGAGGCAACAGAGAAGGTTCAGACCATAATCCTGCAGGAGCTACACAATGTGTTGCCAGGCCTTCCTGAACCTGAGACTATCAAGTGCCAGAAATGGAGATACTCTCAG TTTTCAGTTGTAGTTGGAGGTAAAAAGGCAAGTTTAGCCAATCATGTTATTAGATGCCTGGCCCTGGGAACAGATGACTTCCACACATGGTGA